Sequence from the Paenibacillus riograndensis SBR5 genome:
ATCTGCTCGCTCCCATCCTCATAGGTCAGATGGATTTGCATCAGCAATGCGGTGCGGCTGCCAAAAAGATGCCTGCGGTTATCCCAGCCCAGGTTACCTTTATACCAGCCGTTCCCCAGCCACGCGCCCACAGCATTCTCTCCTGCTGCAATCTGCGCTGTAATATCATAAGCCTGCACCTGCAGCCGTTGACCGTAGCTGGTCCAGCCCGGGGTCAGATAACCATCGCCTACGCGCGAGCCGTTGAGTTCCAGCTCATACAGTCCGAGGGCGGTCGCATACATTCTGGCTTTAACCGGTTTAGCAGCGGTGTGAAAGCTGCCCCGGAGGAGCGGACACTGTTCCGATTCTACACCAAGCAGTGACAGCGGAGCGCTGATCCATTCAGCCTGCCACTCCTCCTGTGCCAGCAGCCCCATCTCCCAAAATGCAGTTTCCGACCATTCCGTACTCCGGTCCTCCATATCCCACACTCTAACCCGGTAATAATAACGCTGCCGTGAACGCACCATCAGTTCCGCCAGTTCCACATGAGACGATTGCTCCGAATACACCCTCCCGGAACTCCATAACCTCCGGCGGAAGTCCGCTTCAGCAGAGACCTCGATCTCATAGGACTGCTGCAGCACATCCCGCTTCTCCGATTGAAGCTGCCAGCTGATTCTTGGGAAGCGCACATCAAGCCCGACCGGATTTTCTTTATACTCCACACGTAGCTTTTGAACCGTTAACATCCTGTCCACCCCGTCTTTTCTTGGATTCACCCTATAAATTCGAAGCGCTTTCTATTACAATTATAAGAATTCAAATTCAATCTATTACCTGTAAAAAAGACATTTCACCTGCGCAAAAAGGACTTTTTGTCCGGCGGAGAAAGGGGAGGACGGGTGAACTCTGCAAACCATACGCTGAAAGGCGAAAGCTTTTTTGAAAATAATCTGCTGCTGTATGTGAACCGTGCTACGGAGACTTATCAGCTTCCGCTTCATTCCCATGATTTCATCGAGCTGGCCTTCGTTGCGGAAGGCAAGGGGTTCCACTATATTGAACAGGAGGTTCAACATGCCTTCAAAGGACAGTTGTATTTCATTCCCGTCGGCGTCTCCCATGTCTTCCGGCCGTCGTCGCCCGCTTCCCTTAAAGAACCGCTTGTGGTCTACAATTGCTTATTTACCCCCGGGCTGCTGGAAGGATTGACTCCGGTTATTCCGGACCCGGCGATTGCCGGATACGTGGCACAGATCCAAAACCACCAGGTTTCTCCGTTCACAGTCACCGACCTTCATGGTTCCATCGAGAGCCTTTTTCTCTCGCTGCACCGGGAGTACAATCTGCCGCAGACCGGCTCCGGCACCTATTTATTGTCCCTGTTCATTCAACTGGTGGTCACCCTCTACCGCTTCAAGCATGATGAGCTTCAGTTTCCGGTCAACAAGCAAACGCGATTCCTGCATGTTCTCCGCTATATCCAGCAGGAGTATGCCCGGGATATCACCCTGTCCCATCTTGCCCGGGCCTTTGACTGGAGCGAACGTCATTTGCAGCGGTTGTTCCAGGCGCACACCGGCCAGACCTTTCACCATTTCCTGCAAAATGTCCGGATTCAAAAAAGCTGCGGGCTGCTGGCCCGGCAACCAAATACCCCCATAGCGCTCATTGCCGAGCAGGTGGGGTACCGTGATACCAAAACCTTCAGCCTGGTCTTCAAACGGATTATCGGCAAAACCCCCGGCGGGTACCGGCAAGAGGCGGAATCCGCTACGGCGGCGGCACCGGGCGGGATCAGCAGCAATAGTAACGGTACTAGAAATGTTAACAGCAAATCGCAATAGCAACTTTCCTTATGAAAAAAGAGGCCGTTCCATGTCATTGCAGCCAATGACGGAGCAGCCTCTTATATTCGACTTTTTACAGAAGTCTGCATAGCCACTTCACATGTATGCCCGTTCTATTTCTGCAGTTCGGCATCCTTTTGCTGGAGCAGATCAGCGTATTCCGCTTTATATTGCTCCAGCTTGTCCTTCAGGTCGCCACTGTCAGGGTCTGCCTTCAGCTTGCTGCTTGTGGACAGAATGTTGTCGACAACGGCATCTATCTTGCTGTCAATCGCTTTGATCTTGCCTTTGGTCACAGCTGCTGCGGAGTCTGGTGTCAGCGTGGGCACCGGGCCCATTGTAATGCCTGCATTCCTATCAGCCAGCGATGGCAGAGCCGCCGCCTCTTTCTCGTCCAGACTGATGGTCTTGCCTGACAGGGAAACCTTATATCCTGCCAGCTCCCCGATTGCCCGGACCGGTGCATAGCTTTTGCCGTCAATTACAATGGCCGGGACCGCCAGTTTCTTGCCGTACACGTTTACGGTGTATTCTGCTTGAATTGTCTTGCCTACTAGACTCGTAGAAGCCCCGATCGCCTGGGTGCCTATCATCAATACCGCACCGGCCAGGAAGCCGGCAGCAAGCTTTTTCATAAGAAGTTCACTCCCCGTAAAATACTATATTTCCTAGTTTACCATTTTACGGCGATAGATAGCGAGCTTGCTGCAAACTGTACTTTTCCAGCTTTTTATATCAAATTTTAGCGAAATCATGTCAGCTTTTCTGTAAAAGAGTATGGTATAGTCAGAACAGCGGGACGCAATCAAGAAATTAAAATGAAAGGTGTGAACGTATGACAAACGATCAGAAGCTGTATTACGGCAAAAATATCACGGTGAAGTTCCAGCCAGAAAAATGCATTCACTCCGGTGTTTGTGTGAAAGGTTTGCCTGCGGTTTTTAATGTTAGCAGACGTCCTTGGGTTGAGCCCGATGCCGATGCCGCTGAGGCCATTGCCCGGCATATTGACAAATGCCCGAGCGGCGCGCTCCGATACGAGATTCTTGACCAGGAATAATAACATACAGAAAGAGGTGTCACAATGCACAATGTAGTTCACGATAAAGACAACAAGCGGTTTCTGATCCGGGATCAGGACTCCATCGCTGCTGAAATGACTTATGTAACCTCAACAGCCAGCCTTTATATTATCGATCATACCTTCGTAAACACCGCTTACCGCGGACAGGGGCTTGGAGACCTGCTTGTTGAAGCGATGGTGGAATACGCAAGGGAGAATGGGATCAAGATTTTGCCCTTATGCCCTTTTGCCAAAGGCAGATTCCAGCAGCGTGCCGAATTTGGAGATGTCCTCCATCAATAATTGCAGCCCTGCCCATCGGCTATTCATCAGCTATTCCTCAGCTATTCCTTTACCGCGCCGATCATCACGCCCTGATTAAAGTATTTCTGCACAAAAGGATATACACACATGATCGGCACTGTAGCCACAATAATGACGGAGTAGCGCATCATATTCGCCAGCCGCAGTGCGATTTGCGCCGCTTCGCCCGTTCCCATGCCGGACTGCATCTGATTGGTAATCAGAATATTGCGGAGGATCAGCTGCAGCGGATACATGTCCGGGTTCTTCAGGTAGATCAAGGCGTTGAAATACGAGTTCCAGTATCCGACGGCAATCCATAAGCCAAGCACGGCAACAATTGCTTTGGACAGCGGCAGCACAACCCGGGCAAAGTAGCGGAGGTTGCCGCAGCCGTCGATCTGAGCCGCCTCCCATAAATCCCCGGGAATACTCGTCTGAAAAAAAGTCCGGGCGACAATAATGTTGTAGACCCCCACGGAGAAGGGCAGCACCATCACCAGGAAGGTGTCATACAGCTGGAAGTCGCGGATCGTCAGGAAGGTGGGAATCAGCCCGCCGTTAAAAAACATCGTGAAGATGAAATACAGCGAGATATACTTGCGGCCTGTCAGGTCTTTGCGGGACAGCGCATAGGCTGCCGAGATGTTTACGGCCAGACCGATCACCGTTCCGACGACCGTGTACAGAATGGTATTGAGGTAACCGGTCCAGATGTTGTCATGGCGCAGCAGCTCTTTGTAGCCGTCGAGGGTAAAGCCCTTGGGGAACAGCCAGACCTGTCCTCCCGCTACAGCAGACGGATCACTGAACGAAGCGATGACAATAAAAAACAGCGGATAGATCAGAATCAGCAGAAACACCGCTGCAATAACATACATAACGAACTCCATAACCGCATCCGAGGTGCGGTTATTTTTTATTTTTCCTGTTTTCTCTTGAGCCGCAGGCTGTAGTACTCCCATGATGCTGCTCCCCTTTCTACCACAAGCTGTTTTCGCTGAGTTTTTTGGAAATCTGGTTGACCATAATGAGCAGGATGAAATTAATGACTGTATTGAACAGGTTGATGGCTGAGGAGAAGCTGTACTGGCTGCTGAGCAGCCCGATTTTGTAGACATAGGTGGACAGAATTTCGCTTGAGGTGGCGTTCAGGTCATTCTGCATCAGATAGACCTTCTCGAAGCCGACGCCCAGCAGGCCGCCGACGCGCAGGATCAGCAGGGTGATGGCGGTCGGCATCAGCATCGGAATATCGATGTAGCGGACCTTGTGCCAGCGGCTGGCCCCGTCCACAGTAGCAGCCTCATACAGGCTCGGGTCCACCGCCGACAGCGCCGCGATGAAGATAATGCTGTCCCAGCCGACATGCTGCCACACATCGGACCAGACATACACGCTGCTGAACCACCCGGCTGAACCCATGAGATCGGGAGCTTCTTTGCCGAACAGACTGTACAGATTGCCGACAAGGCCGGTACTTGGGGAGAGCAGTATCATCATCAGGCCGACCATAACCACTGTGGAAATGAAATGCGGCATATACGATACGGTCTGAAAAAAACGTCTGAACCGGTTCGGGCGCATCTGATTGACCATCAGCGCCAGCATGACCGGAATCGGGAAAGTAATCAGACTGTACACGCTAATGATCAGCGTATTCTTGATCGTGGACGAGAATTGATAGGAATGAAAAAACTTCTCGAAATACTTGAAGCCCGCCCAAGGGCTGTCCGTGATTCCGAGCGCCGGACTATAATCCTTGAAGGCAATAAGCACCCCGTACATCGGCTTATACGCGAATAATAACGTGAGAACCGCCGCAGGAAAAAGCAGCGCATACAGCCCCCAGTTCCGTTTGATCTGTCCCCAGGTCCGACCTGGACGGCGATGACCGGATTTCATGAAACCCCTCCTAAAAGTGTTGTGAGCTATATGGAAAATGCCGTCCTGCAAAAAGCTGGCGCGGGACGGCATTTGCTCAAACCGATGAAGAATACTCTTCTCCGAAACTGGTTATTTTACGCTCATATACCGGGCATAAGCGTCGGTGCGGATTTGGAGCAGCTTTTCCAGGCCCATATCGTTCAGCTTCTTCACATAGGCATCCCAGCCTTCATCAATCCCGCCTTTGGTAATAAACTGGGCACGCATCGTGGTCACATAGCTGTCGATGTCCGTGGTCAGGGTTGGCAGCTCCTGGAATTCCTCGGAGGTGTACATCACGTTAGGGAACGGCGTGGTCACGTAATCGCTGCCCAGCTTATCCAGCTGCAGCTTCAATCCGTCGCCGCTGCTTTGGCTCAGCACAATATTCTTCTCAAAGGACGGGCTGACATATTTCGGCCCGAAATCACGCAGCGACTGGTCCCAGTACCAGGCATCCGCACTCGTTCCCGCCGGCGGGTCCATCAGCGTGTAGGTGCTGTCGTCATTCTTTTTGAGCACCGTTCCGATAGCCCCCCAGAAATTTTGGATGCTGGCTTCATTGGTATAGAACTGGTCGGCCCAGCGGGCGGCGACTTCCGGATTTTTGCAGGAGGTGGTAATCAGCAGCTCGTTGCGGGCGAGATTCATCCCGATGGGATTGCCGATGGTATAGCGCTTGCCGTCCGGCCCGGCCACAGGCGGAATGGTTTCATACTGCTCGCTCCATTTGCCGAAGACGGCGTCCGGCGTCCATTGGTACGAGAGGCCTACGATCGGCGCGTCAGGATTCTGGAACTTGGCCGAGATCATGGTGGCGTCCTGGGTGAACAGCTCTTTGTCCAGCAGGCCCTCGCTGTATAATTTGTTTTCCCATTTCAGGCCTTCCTTGTACTCTTCGGAAGTAGGGTAATATACAGCTTTACCGTCCTTAACCAGCATATTGTTGCTGTTGAGATCAGTGATGCCGAACGGGCTGATGAGGTCATTGCTGACTTCGATATACGGAATTTCATCTGCCTTGCCGTTACCGTTCGGGTCTTTTTCCTTGAAGGCCTTCATCACATTGTACAGATCATCCAAGGTGTCCGGCGTCTTCAGGCCAAGCTTGTCGAGCCAGGCCTTGTTGATGACCGGCTGGCGGGAGCTTTTCGGGCGTGAAGGCAATCTGGTCGGCAGAGAGTATATCTTCCCGTCGGGGAAGGTGCTGATTTTTTTCATCTCCGGCGTTTCTTCCATCGCGGCTTTCAGGTTCGGCATATATTGATCGATATACTCATCCAGCGGACGGAAATAGCTTAAGTTGTTGACGATATCGGAATCGGAAAAGGTCTGGTCGCCCACTACCACATCCGGCAGCGTGCCGCTGGCCAGCAGAATGGACTTCTGTTCCGCCCAGTCATTGGAGGACATGACCTGCCAATCAATTTTGACATTCGTATTCTTCTCCAGGTCCTTCAGCCACTGGTTCTGGGTGAAGGTATCCCCCATGCTTCCCCAACGCACAGTCAGCACCTTCAGGGTGACCGGTTCGTTGACGATCGGCAGGCCTTCTTTGTTGAAATCACCGGTATCCGCCGGAGCGTCCGCTTTCTCCTTATTGCCGCTGCAGCCGGCCATTCCCATAACCATTACGGCCGACAGCAGCAGCAGCGGCCATTTCTTGGCTGCTCTGCTTTTGCTGTGTATACCCATTCTGTAATCCCCCATTTCATTGGTTGCATCCGCTTTACACCTCTAATGATAGCTTGCTGCATCTTTGCATTCCGGACCCATTGGCGGCAGTATTCGGACTTCTGCATCCGCTTACATCGATTTGAAGATTCTACCGTAATTTCAGCTGTGCAGGTATGACGGTATTCAGACTTTCGCTTGCAGTTTCCGGACTTTGTCAGGGACTGCCGGGAATAGTGCATGTAATTTCTCCCGGGAGGTCTTATAATGGCTTTGTTAGCCATACAACCGCTTTCATCTAATGAACGCGCAGGAAAGGACGCGGCATGTAAGACTATGATCAAACGAAAAGCAGGCAGCAAACCGTATCCCATCCGCCATTATGTACGAATCATGATCCTGGTCTCGTTCGCCGTACTGGTGCTGGACCTTGCCATCAGCCTGGCCTCCATTTCCATTGTGAAGCAGCAGTCCACACGGTATTTGCAGGATACAGCCAAGCTGTACATCGACCGCATCAACCATGATTTTGCCTATATTAATCATTATATGGGCTGGACGCTGGCGAACGATGAAACCCTGAATATGATGAATGCCTATGAACCGGACAGCAGCGAGTTCCTGAAATCGAACAGTAATCTGTACAAACGGTTTTCCGAGCTGCAGAAGAATTACGGGCAGGAATACAACTTCTTTTTTTATTTGAAAAATCAGTCTTTCTTTCTGAACTGCGCACCGATCAGCGTCAGCTATACGGATTATCTGGAGCTGAAGAAGCTGATCTATTCCTATATAGAAGATAAGGATGTGTATGCGGAGTTTTATTCCCGGTGGACACCTATCCTGGTCAACGGAAAATACTATATTATCAACATCGTCCCGTATTACAACCGCTATCTGATCGGTCTGATCTCCGCCGACAATCTGATCCGCCCTTTGCGGCAGATTAACCTGGGGGCCAACGGCTATGCCTCCCTTGTGGATGAGAACGGCACCCGCATTTCAAGTCCCCTATCGGGCAGCGGGAAGCTGGTGCAGCAGGAGCAGGGCTGGCCGGGCCTGCTCCGGTCCCGCACGACGATCAGCAGTGAATTTTCCAATACTACATTCAGCGCGGACATGGTCATTCAATTCGGAGCCTTCGAGAAAATCATGATCGCCCAATTGCTGATTATGCTCCTGTTCTTCATCGTGACCTCCACCCTCTGCGCCGTAATGCTATTCTTCAATAAAAGAGTGCTGGGTCCGATCCAGAACTTCTCGGAGAATCTGGCGCACATGAATGAGGACGGTCAGCCCGCCGGCTTCAAAAGCAGTAAAATCATCGAGCTGGAGCAGGCAAGCGACCAGTTCAAGGACCTGATGGAGCAGGTCAAAACCTTCAAAATCGCCATCTATGAGCAGGAGCTGGAAAAACAGCGCATTCAGCTGGACTATATGAAGCAGCAGATCAAACCTCATTTTTTCCTGAACTGCCTGACCAGCATCTACAGTATGGCCCAGATCCAAATGTACGAAGAAATCGAGAATATGGCCATGTCGACCTCGAAATACTTCCGCTATACGTTTCAGGACGGCGGGAACTTTGTCCGGCTGGAGGATGAGATCGAGCATATCCGCATTTATCTTGAAATCCAGCGCAGCCGGTACCGGGATGCCTTCAGACATCATATCGTGCAGGACGAAACAGCGAAAGATGTGCAGATCCCCCCGCTGGTGCTGCAGACCTTTATTGAGAACTCCGTCAAATATGCAATTTCCCGGGACCCTGAAGTCCAGATCAGCCTGACGGTTACCCGGCGTGAATCCGAAGAGGAACAGGTGACGGTGATTCAGATCTCGGACAACGGACCCGGCTTTGCCCCCGAGGTACTTGAGAAGCTGGTGCGGGGCCAGCCCCTGGATCAGAGCAAAGGAACGCACATCGGCATTATGAATACGCTTAAACGGCTGGAATACCTGTATTATAAAAAAGCGGCGGTTCACTTCTCCAATATAGAGGGCGGCGGCGCTTCTGTCATCATAACCCTTCCGGATCTTCCGGCTACTTCAACATGAATGGAGAATTTCCTATGAACGTATTGCTGGTCGATGACGACTATTATGTAGTAGCGGCTCTGCAAAAGAAAATGGACTGGACAGCACTGGGCATCGAAACCGTATATACGGCCAACAATGTCGCCCAAGCCCGGGAAATTGTGGAGAACCACTCCGTGCAGATTCTAATCTCGGATATAGAAATGCCGCAGGGCAGCGGATTATCGCTCCTGGCCTGGATCCGGGACAACGATTATCCGATTCAGACCATTCTCCTGACCAATTATGCCGACTTCAATTACGCGCAAAAAGCCATCGAGCTGCAAAGCTTCGAATATTTTCTCAAGCCGATTGAATTTGACAAGCTGATGCTTATTATCCAAAAAGCGGTTGCGCGCGCCAAGGAGCAGCAGCATAACGAAAAAGCCATCCAAGAAGGCTATTATTGGCAAAAGAACCAGGCGAAAAATCTGGAGCATTTCTGGCGCAGAATGGTGAGCGGAAGCAGCTCTTCCCCCATCAGGCCGTCGGCAATCACCTATGCCATCAAGGAGCAGAATCTCGCCTATCATATGGACGATACCCTTCAGCCGCTGTTGTTCAATGTCTTTCCCTTCAATGGCAGCATGGGCAAGGAAGAGAAGGATCTGTTCGATTTTGCCCTGCTTAACATTCTGTATGAGCTGTTCCGGCATCCCGGCTTCGGGATCGAGAGCATTCTGGAGATTAAGGATTATCACTGGATCGCCATCCTAAAATGGAATGAGATTCCGGATACCGGTACGCTTGAGGAAATCTGCGCCTCCCTGATCCAGAAAACGAACCCTTATCTCAAATGCGATGTCTGCTGCAATATTGGCCTGCACGGCGAACTGGGCGGGATCGGCACGGTCCTGCAAAGCCTGACCCGGATGGATGAAGAAATCACACGCTGCCGAAATCATACTTATACGGTAGAAATGTACCAGAAGCAGAGTAAAGCCGCGTACATCCCCCCGGATCTGGCCCATCTGGAGGAGCTGCTGAACCGGAACAGGCTGGCCGCTTTTCTGGAGGAAGTGAGCCGTTATCTGAAGGGGCTGCTGGTCAACCGGACCGTCGACACCTCCATCCTCAGCCTGTTCCGGCTGGATATTGTGCAGCTCGTCTATTCTTTTCTCAAAATGAAGGGCATTCAGGTCCATAAATTGTACAGTGGCAAGGTGAATGACCGCCTGCAGCTGCATTCCCTGACTTCTATCGAGGACATGGAGGAATACCTGGAATACCTGGTGAACACGGCCATGAAATACCGTGACCTTACCGCGCAGCCCAAATCGGTGGCCGAAGAGATCAAGCAGTACATCCATGCGCATTACGGAGATGAGCTGACGCGGAATGATCTGGCGGAGATCGTCTATCTGAATCCCGATTATCTCGCCCGGCTATTCAAGAAGGAGACCGGCGTGGCCTTGGGCAGCTATGTGATTCAAGTCCGGATCGCCGCCGCCAAGCAATTGCTGGAGACCACCCGGCTGTCTGTGTACACCATTGCGAACAAGGTGGGCTACACCAACTACTCCTACTTCTCCAAGCTGTTCAAGCAAGAAGTGGGCCTGTCGCCCAATGAGTATAAAAAAGAGCGGCACGATCAGCCTGCATCATTACATAACAATCAAAATATATTGTAAAACGATAAATTTTATGCTAAATTCAATGTAACAATAACTAAACGAGGTGCATTTTATGCAACGGGGAACAACACTTTTTTTAAAGGCAGCTGTGATTCTTATGGGCATTCCGGTTCTTGCTTTGTGTATATTTGCGGTGCCTGCAATCGCGGATTTTGCAGCCGAATTGTATCCGGATATGACTTTTATTAAATATCTGGTTTTTATCGATTTGTATGCGTCAGCGGTCCCCTTTTACATCGCGCTGTATCAAGCCTTTAGACTGTTAGGCTATATTGACAGAAACAAAGCTTTTTCCGAATTATCTGTGCGGGTCCTTAAGAATATAAAATACTGTGCCATCGTCATCAGCGGCTTGTATGTGGCAGGCCTGCCTCTCTTCTATCTCATGGCGGAGAAGGATGATGCTCCGGGCATCATCGTCATCGGTTTGGTCATCATTTTCGCCTCCCTGGTAATTGCCGTTTTTGCTGCTGTTCTCCAGAAGCTGTTAAAAGAGGCTATCGAACTAAAATTAGAAAATGACTTAACAGTCTGAGGTGAAGACCATGGCGATTATAATCAATATTGATGTAATGCTGGCTAA
This genomic interval carries:
- a CDS encoding ABC transporter permease; amino-acid sequence: MKSGHRRPGRTWGQIKRNWGLYALLFPAAVLTLLFAYKPMYGVLIAFKDYSPALGITDSPWAGFKYFEKFFHSYQFSSTIKNTLIISVYSLITFPIPVMLALMVNQMRPNRFRRFFQTVSYMPHFISTVVMVGLMMILLSPSTGLVGNLYSLFGKEAPDLMGSAGWFSSVYVWSDVWQHVGWDSIIFIAALSAVDPSLYEAATVDGASRWHKVRYIDIPMLMPTAITLLILRVGGLLGVGFEKVYLMQNDLNATSSEILSTYVYKIGLLSSQYSFSSAINLFNTVINFILLIMVNQISKKLSENSLW
- a CDS encoding (4Fe-4S)-binding protein produces the protein MTNDQKLYYGKNITVKFQPEKCIHSGVCVKGLPAVFNVSRRPWVEPDADAAEAIARHIDKCPSGALRYEILDQE
- a CDS encoding response regulator; translated protein: MNVLLVDDDYYVVAALQKKMDWTALGIETVYTANNVAQAREIVENHSVQILISDIEMPQGSGLSLLAWIRDNDYPIQTILLTNYADFNYAQKAIELQSFEYFLKPIEFDKLMLIIQKAVARAKEQQHNEKAIQEGYYWQKNQAKNLEHFWRRMVSGSSSSPIRPSAITYAIKEQNLAYHMDDTLQPLLFNVFPFNGSMGKEEKDLFDFALLNILYELFRHPGFGIESILEIKDYHWIAILKWNEIPDTGTLEEICASLIQKTNPYLKCDVCCNIGLHGELGGIGTVLQSLTRMDEEITRCRNHTYTVEMYQKQSKAAYIPPDLAHLEELLNRNRLAAFLEEVSRYLKGLLVNRTVDTSILSLFRLDIVQLVYSFLKMKGIQVHKLYSGKVNDRLQLHSLTSIEDMEEYLEYLVNTAMKYRDLTAQPKSVAEEIKQYIHAHYGDELTRNDLAEIVYLNPDYLARLFKKETGVALGSYVIQVRIAAAKQLLETTRLSVYTIANKVGYTNYSYFSKLFKQEVGLSPNEYKKERHDQPASLHNNQNIL
- a CDS encoding carbohydrate ABC transporter permease, with translation MGVLQPAAQEKTGKIKNNRTSDAVMEFVMYVIAAVFLLILIYPLFFIVIASFSDPSAVAGGQVWLFPKGFTLDGYKELLRHDNIWTGYLNTILYTVVGTVIGLAVNISAAYALSRKDLTGRKYISLYFIFTMFFNGGLIPTFLTIRDFQLYDTFLVMVLPFSVGVYNIIVARTFFQTSIPGDLWEAAQIDGCGNLRYFARVVLPLSKAIVAVLGLWIAVGYWNSYFNALIYLKNPDMYPLQLILRNILITNQMQSGMGTGEAAQIALRLANMMRYSVIIVATVPIMCVYPFVQKYFNQGVMIGAVKE
- a CDS encoding sensor histidine kinase, translated to MIKRKAGSKPYPIRHYVRIMILVSFAVLVLDLAISLASISIVKQQSTRYLQDTAKLYIDRINHDFAYINHYMGWTLANDETLNMMNAYEPDSSEFLKSNSNLYKRFSELQKNYGQEYNFFFYLKNQSFFLNCAPISVSYTDYLELKKLIYSYIEDKDVYAEFYSRWTPILVNGKYYIINIVPYYNRYLIGLISADNLIRPLRQINLGANGYASLVDENGTRISSPLSGSGKLVQQEQGWPGLLRSRTTISSEFSNTTFSADMVIQFGAFEKIMIAQLLIMLLFFIVTSTLCAVMLFFNKRVLGPIQNFSENLAHMNEDGQPAGFKSSKIIELEQASDQFKDLMEQVKTFKIAIYEQELEKQRIQLDYMKQQIKPHFFLNCLTSIYSMAQIQMYEEIENMAMSTSKYFRYTFQDGGNFVRLEDEIEHIRIYLEIQRSRYRDAFRHHIVQDETAKDVQIPPLVLQTFIENSVKYAISRDPEVQISLTVTRRESEEEQVTVIQISDNGPGFAPEVLEKLVRGQPLDQSKGTHIGIMNTLKRLEYLYYKKAAVHFSNIEGGGASVIITLPDLPATST
- a CDS encoding GNAT family N-acetyltransferase, giving the protein MHNVVHDKDNKRFLIRDQDSIAAEMTYVTSTASLYIIDHTFVNTAYRGQGLGDLLVEAMVEYARENGIKILPLCPFAKGRFQQRAEFGDVLHQ
- a CDS encoding DUF2975 domain-containing protein, translated to MQRGTTLFLKAAVILMGIPVLALCIFAVPAIADFAAELYPDMTFIKYLVFIDLYASAVPFYIALYQAFRLLGYIDRNKAFSELSVRVLKNIKYCAIVISGLYVAGLPLFYLMAEKDDAPGIIVIGLVIIFASLVIAVFAAVLQKLLKEAIELKLENDLTV
- a CDS encoding extracellular solute-binding protein, with amino-acid sequence MGIHSKSRAAKKWPLLLLSAVMVMGMAGCSGNKEKADAPADTGDFNKEGLPIVNEPVTLKVLTVRWGSMGDTFTQNQWLKDLEKNTNVKIDWQVMSSNDWAEQKSILLASGTLPDVVVGDQTFSDSDIVNNLSYFRPLDEYIDQYMPNLKAAMEETPEMKKISTFPDGKIYSLPTRLPSRPKSSRQPVINKAWLDKLGLKTPDTLDDLYNVMKAFKEKDPNGNGKADEIPYIEVSNDLISPFGITDLNSNNMLVKDGKAVYYPTSEEYKEGLKWENKLYSEGLLDKELFTQDATMISAKFQNPDAPIVGLSYQWTPDAVFGKWSEQYETIPPVAGPDGKRYTIGNPIGMNLARNELLITTSCKNPEVAARWADQFYTNEASIQNFWGAIGTVLKKNDDSTYTLMDPPAGTSADAWYWDQSLRDFGPKYVSPSFEKNIVLSQSSGDGLKLQLDKLGSDYVTTPFPNVMYTSEEFQELPTLTTDIDSYVTTMRAQFITKGGIDEGWDAYVKKLNDMGLEKLLQIRTDAYARYMSVK
- a CDS encoding AraC family transcriptional regulator gives rise to the protein MNSANHTLKGESFFENNLLLYVNRATETYQLPLHSHDFIELAFVAEGKGFHYIEQEVQHAFKGQLYFIPVGVSHVFRPSSPASLKEPLVVYNCLFTPGLLEGLTPVIPDPAIAGYVAQIQNHQVSPFTVTDLHGSIESLFLSLHREYNLPQTGSGTYLLSLFIQLVVTLYRFKHDELQFPVNKQTRFLHVLRYIQQEYARDITLSHLARAFDWSERHLQRLFQAHTGQTFHHFLQNVRIQKSCGLLARQPNTPIALIAEQVGYRDTKTFSLVFKRIIGKTPGGYRQEAESATAAAPGGISSNSNGTRNVNSKSQ